TGCAACCCGAAATCCTTGCTCTTTGGCGGCATCAATGATCTGCTTTGCCCATGGTGAAGGATACGTCAGGTGAGAAAGTGTCGGAAATACATCGCGATAAAACGAATCGAACAGAGACCATATTTCCTCCCGATCCCACTCACTGTGTTCGGTAAAATGTTCGATAAAAACTTGCTCGTTCGTCTTGTCAGGCTCTTGATTCATGATCATTGCCTTGGTCGCATCCCAAATCAGCGCCAACAGCTTTTCGGTATCGTACTTATCTCCGACATGACGGCCTACTTCAACCAAGTAACTTTTGACAAAGGGTTCTGTCTGCATCTCTAATAACGTACCGTCCAAATCAAACAGGATGGTGTTCACAGTCATAATGGATCTCTCCCTCCCAAATGCCTTACGATAGCGATGGAAAACCTAACTGACGAAGTCCCTCAAATAAGACAATAGCTGCACAATTGGACAGGTTCACAGAACGGGTCGCACCGCTCATCGGGATACGAATAGTCTGTTCCCGATATTTTTCTGTCAGCTCTTCCGGCAAGCCCGTCGTCTCCTTGCCCAAGATAATGTAGTCGCCATCCCGGAAAGAAACGTCTGTATACAACTTTTCCCCCCAGGTCTCCACAAAGTAAAAGGTACCCGCACCTTCTCCTTGTGCCGCAGCAAAGTGCTCGAAGCTCTCATGATGGTGAACATTTACTGCATGCCAATAATCGAGACCAGCCCGCTTCAGGTAACGATCGTCCGTTGAAAATCCGAGCGGATGAATTAAATGCAGATGCGCTCCCGTCGCTGCACATGAACGGGCGATGTTTCCCGTATTGGCAGGGATGAGCGGCTCATGCAAAACTATATGTAACGGCATATCTGAAAATCTCCTTGTAAATTGCGAACTTGATACCTGTACTCGTCCTATTATACCACCGTACCCAGCTTCTGTAACAAATGGAGTGCCTGCTGCATCTAATCAGAAAACTTTGGCTATCGAAGGAGTGACGATTAGATGAGGACACCCTTTTCATTTGGGCGACGCCTTGTCGCACATGTGAGCATCCTGAGTTTGATCCTGTTAGGCGCCACTTGGATGTGGACTGATTTTTCTTCGTTCCCTGCACTGGAAACATGGAGTATGCTGCTCGGCTATCTCTCATTTATTTTGATTGGCTGCACCTTACTGATTGGTCCACTCCAGTCCTGGCTCCCTGCTGGCTGGACGGCTGTCAGCTTGTCCATCCGTCGAGATATCGGCATA
This genomic stretch from Brevibacillus sp. DP1.3A harbors:
- a CDS encoding HAD family hydrolase translates to MTVNTILFDLDGTLLEMQTEPFVKSYLVEVGRHVGDKYDTEKLLALIWDATKAMIMNQEPDKTNEQVFIEHFTEHSEWDREEIWSLFDSFYRDVFPTLSHLTYPSPWAKQIIDAAKEQGFRVAVATNPVFPRDAIHHRLAWIGMSPNDFELVTVYEESHFTKPNPGYYKEICQKLGVEPTDCVMVGNHMQEDMVASKLGMKTFLVTNWMEDRGEPQYPVDQRGSLEELFTALSEKSGVFAG
- the trmL gene encoding tRNA (uridine(34)/cytosine(34)/5-carboxymethylaminomethyluridine(34)-2'-O)-methyltransferase TrmL, with amino-acid sequence MPLHIVLHEPLIPANTGNIARSCAATGAHLHLIHPLGFSTDDRYLKRAGLDYWHAVNVHHHESFEHFAAAQGEGAGTFYFVETWGEKLYTDVSFRDGDYIILGKETTGLPEELTEKYREQTIRIPMSGATRSVNLSNCAAIVLFEGLRQLGFPSLS